A single genomic interval of Flavobacterium sp. N2820 harbors:
- the folB gene encoding dihydroneopterin aldolase — protein MGTIKLQNIRTFSYHGCLIEEGKIGSDYSVDLEIKTDLRKSSQTDELADTVDYVLLNKIVVEEMAIRSKLLEHVAQRIITRCFAEIPSISRIKLAVSKLNPPIGGDVEAVTIEMEEFRN, from the coding sequence ATGGGAACTATTAAATTACAAAATATCAGAACATTCTCTTATCATGGTTGTTTGATAGAAGAAGGAAAAATTGGGTCAGATTATAGTGTAGATTTAGAAATTAAAACCGATTTGCGCAAATCTTCTCAAACAGATGAATTGGCTGATACCGTTGATTATGTGTTGTTGAATAAAATTGTAGTGGAAGAAATGGCGATTCGCTCTAAATTATTAGAACATGTTGCCCAACGCATTATTACCAGATGTTTTGCTGAAATTCCGTCAATTTCTCGAATAAAATTAGCAGTTTCAAAACTAAATCCGCCAATTGGAGGTGATGTGGAAGCCGTTACTATTGAAATGGAAGAGTTTAGAAATTAA